One Curtobacterium herbarum genomic window carries:
- a CDS encoding branched-chain amino acid ABC transporter permease, with the protein MLFLAFLATFAVDWALAPVAGAATSSPTSSSAPASTGPCVVSTSNGCIQGTILDSDRKPTEGVDVAVTGPGSFTGSSTTNADGRWSVSIPAAGAYTVKVDQDSLPKGQYLTDAKDAARTVQGNVNANAGTIFQLSDQEGATTDTAATSVTAARFWQQFASGIRLGLLIALASIGLSLIYGTTGLSSFSHGEQVTLGGLLAYVFANQLGWNIWLAGIVTVLLCAASGYLQDAGIWKPLRKRRISLTQLMIVTIGLSIAAQYAFQYFFGAATVRIQQGNPETVTFAGITLTVQSYVAMGIALVVLIGTGLFLAKTRFGRATRAVSDNPALAAASGIDVDRVIRFVWTLAAGLAGLSGVMLGLVLNGVNWQTGLQLLLLMFASVTLGGLGTAYGALVGSMIIGIVVELTNLVLPGDFKYATALVILILILLFRPQGIFGRAERIG; encoded by the coding sequence GTGCTCTTCCTCGCCTTCCTCGCCACCTTCGCGGTCGACTGGGCCCTCGCTCCCGTCGCCGGAGCAGCGACCAGCAGCCCGACCTCCAGCAGCGCACCCGCGAGCACCGGGCCCTGCGTCGTCAGCACCTCGAACGGCTGCATCCAGGGCACCATCCTCGACTCCGACCGGAAGCCCACCGAGGGCGTCGACGTGGCGGTCACCGGACCCGGCTCGTTCACCGGCTCCTCGACCACGAACGCCGACGGCCGCTGGTCCGTCAGCATCCCCGCCGCCGGCGCCTACACGGTGAAGGTCGACCAGGACTCGCTGCCGAAGGGGCAGTACCTGACCGACGCGAAGGACGCCGCCCGCACGGTCCAGGGCAACGTCAACGCCAACGCCGGCACGATCTTCCAGCTCTCCGACCAGGAGGGCGCGACGACCGACACCGCCGCCACGAGCGTCACGGCCGCCCGGTTCTGGCAGCAGTTCGCCTCCGGCATCCGCCTGGGCCTGCTCATCGCCCTCGCCTCGATCGGGCTCTCGCTGATCTACGGCACGACCGGGCTGTCGAGCTTCTCGCACGGTGAGCAGGTCACCCTCGGCGGGCTCCTGGCCTACGTCTTCGCGAACCAGCTCGGATGGAACATCTGGCTCGCCGGGATCGTGACCGTGCTGCTCTGCGCCGCCTCCGGGTACCTGCAGGACGCCGGCATCTGGAAACCGCTCCGGAAGCGCCGGATCAGCCTCACGCAGCTGATGATCGTGACGATCGGCCTCTCGATCGCCGCCCAGTACGCCTTCCAGTACTTCTTCGGCGCCGCGACCGTCCGCATCCAGCAGGGCAACCCCGAGACGGTGACCTTCGCCGGCATCACCCTCACCGTGCAGTCCTACGTCGCGATGGGCATCGCGCTCGTGGTCCTAATCGGTACCGGACTCTTCCTGGCGAAGACCCGCTTCGGCCGGGCCACCCGCGCGGTGTCCGACAACCCGGCGCTCGCCGCGGCCTCCGGCATCGACGTCGACCGGGTGATCCGCTTCGTGTGGACGCTCGCCGCCGGCCTCGCCGGACTCTCCGGTGTGATGCTCGGCCTCGTGCTCAACGGCGTGAACTGGCAGACCGGTCTGCAGCTCCTGCTCCTGATGTTCGCTTCGGTCACCCTCGGTGGCCTCGGGACGGCCTACGGCGCCCTCGTCGGCTCGATGATCATCGGCATCGTCGTGGAGCTGACCAACCTGGTGCTGCCCGGTGACTTCAAGTACGCCACCGCACTCGTCATCCTCATCCTCATCCTGCTGTTCCGTCCGCAGGGCATCTTCGGCCGTGCCGAGCGGATCGGTTAA
- a CDS encoding GuaB3 family IMP dehydrogenase-related protein — protein sequence MSEVEIGAGKRGRRAYAFDDIAVVPSRRTRDPRDVSVQWSIDAFTFESPILSAPMDSVASPATVIEMGRLGVLGVLDLEGLWTRYEDPEPYLAEIRSLTDGNVTKRMQEIYAEPVKAELITRRLAEIRAAGVPVAGSLSPQRTAEFSQTVVDAGVDLFVIRGTTVSAEHVSQNQAPLNLKKFIYELDVPVIVGGASTYTAALHLMRTGAAGVLVGFGGGAASTTRAALGIHAPMATAVADVAGARRDYMDESGGRYVHVIADGGLDTAGDVVKAIAMGADAVMLGTALARAQEAPGGGFHWGAEAHHPELPRGRRVDVGTIGSLESILFGPTPSWDGRANLVGALRRSMATTGYSDVKEFQRVEVVVAPYHR from the coding sequence GTGAGCGAAGTCGAGATCGGTGCAGGCAAGCGCGGACGTCGGGCGTACGCGTTCGACGACATCGCGGTGGTCCCCTCCAGGCGGACGCGTGACCCGCGCGACGTCAGCGTCCAGTGGTCGATCGACGCGTTCACCTTCGAGTCGCCGATCCTGTCGGCGCCGATGGACTCCGTCGCCTCGCCCGCGACCGTCATCGAGATGGGGCGTCTCGGCGTCCTCGGGGTCCTGGACCTCGAAGGCCTCTGGACCCGCTACGAGGACCCGGAGCCGTACCTGGCCGAGATCCGCTCGCTGACCGACGGCAACGTCACGAAGCGCATGCAGGAGATCTACGCCGAGCCGGTCAAGGCCGAGCTGATCACCCGCCGCCTGGCCGAGATCCGCGCCGCCGGGGTCCCGGTCGCCGGCTCGCTCAGCCCGCAGCGCACCGCCGAGTTCTCGCAGACCGTCGTCGACGCCGGTGTCGACCTGTTCGTGATCCGCGGCACCACGGTGAGCGCCGAGCACGTGTCGCAGAACCAGGCGCCCCTCAACCTCAAGAAGTTCATCTACGAGCTCGACGTCCCCGTGATCGTCGGCGGTGCCTCCACCTACACGGCGGCCCTGCACCTGATGCGCACCGGTGCCGCGGGCGTGCTCGTCGGCTTCGGCGGCGGCGCGGCCTCGACGACCCGTGCGGCGCTCGGCATCCACGCCCCGATGGCGACCGCCGTCGCGGACGTCGCCGGTGCCCGCCGCGACTACATGGACGAGTCCGGTGGTCGCTACGTGCACGTCATCGCGGACGGCGGCCTCGACACCGCCGGCGACGTCGTCAAGGCGATCGCGATGGGCGCCGACGCGGTCATGCTCGGCACCGCCCTGGCCCGCGCGCAGGAAGCGCCGGGCGGCGGCTTCCACTGGGGTGCCGAGGCACACCACCCGGAGCTGCCCCGCGGCCGCCGGGTCGACGTCGGCACGATCGGCTCGCTCGAGAGCATCCTGTTCGGTCCGACCCCGTCGTGGGACGGCCGCGCGAACCTCGTCGGCGCCCTCCGCCGCTCGATGGCGACGACCGGGTACTCCGACGTCAAGGAGTTCCAGCGAGTAGAAGTGGTCGTGGCGCCGTACCACCGCTGA
- a CDS encoding ABC transporter ATP-binding protein produces MSEPTTTPGVPTALTAVQHAPGSPKPDAILTVDNITRRFGGMTAVDVGHLEVQRGAITALIGPNGAGKTTFFNLLTGFDKPSSGKEARWQFNGKTLGNTGAAKVARAGMVRTFQLTKALSRLTVMQNMLLGAKDQPGENFFAALISPVWRKREQEITAKAEDLLDRFKLLEKKDDYAGSLSGGQRKLLEMARALMSDPTMIMLDEPMAGVNPALTQSLLGHIQSLRDDGMTVLFVEHDMHMVRHISDWVVVMAEGKVVAEGPAATVMDDQAVIDAYLGAHHDADLGDDSLLNEETYEELADEVAEEDAADTADEGKATR; encoded by the coding sequence GTGTCTGAACCGACCACCACCCCCGGCGTCCCCACCGCCCTCACCGCGGTGCAGCACGCCCCGGGCTCCCCGAAGCCCGACGCGATCCTGACGGTCGACAACATCACCCGGCGGTTCGGCGGCATGACCGCGGTCGACGTCGGCCACCTCGAGGTGCAGCGCGGCGCCATCACGGCACTGATCGGCCCGAACGGCGCCGGCAAGACCACGTTCTTCAACCTGCTCACCGGCTTCGACAAGCCGTCGAGCGGGAAGGAGGCCCGGTGGCAGTTCAACGGGAAGACGCTCGGCAACACCGGGGCCGCGAAGGTCGCCCGGGCCGGCATGGTCCGCACGTTCCAGCTGACCAAGGCGCTGTCCCGCCTGACCGTGATGCAGAACATGCTGCTCGGCGCGAAGGACCAGCCCGGGGAGAACTTCTTCGCCGCGCTGATCAGCCCGGTCTGGAGGAAGCGCGAGCAGGAGATCACGGCGAAGGCCGAGGACCTGCTCGACCGCTTCAAGCTCCTCGAGAAGAAGGACGACTACGCCGGCTCGCTCTCCGGCGGCCAGCGGAAGCTCCTCGAGATGGCCCGCGCGCTGATGTCCGACCCGACGATGATCATGCTCGACGAGCCGATGGCCGGCGTGAACCCGGCGCTGACCCAGTCGCTGCTCGGGCACATCCAGTCCCTCCGCGACGACGGCATGACCGTGCTGTTCGTCGAGCACGACATGCACATGGTCCGGCACATCTCGGACTGGGTGGTCGTGATGGCCGAGGGCAAGGTCGTCGCCGAGGGCCCGGCCGCCACGGTGATGGACGACCAGGCCGTCATTGACGCCTACCTGGGCGCGCACCACGACGCCGACCTCGGTGACGACTCGCTCCTCAACGAGGAGACCTACGAGGAACTCGCCGACGAGGTCGCAGAAGAGGACGCGGCGGACACCGCCGACGAAGGGAAGGCGACCCGATGA
- the guaB gene encoding IMP dehydrogenase, translated as MDQPDPFGFIGLTYDDVMLLPGHTDVIPSEASTASRLTKRISVNVPLLSAAMDTVTESRMAIAMARQGGIGILHRNLSIDDQAAYVDKVKRSESGMITNPVTTTPDATVAEVDALCGQFRVSGLPVIEDDGTLVGIITNRDMRFVAPFEMASTLVRDVMTKAPLITALEGIDPEEAIAIFAQHKIEKLPLVDPAGKLRGLITVKDFDKSEQYPDATKDDEGRLRVGAAIGFFGDAWQRAEALRDAGVDVLVVDTANGESEGVLDMVRRLKADRSFDAIDVIGGNVATRSGAQALIDAGVDAVKVGVGPGSICTTRVVAGVGVPQVTAVYEASLAAREAGVPIIADGGLQYSGDIAKALVAGADTVMLGSLLAGSDESPGDLVFVGGKQYKAYRGMGSLGALQTRGKKTSYSKDRYFQADVPSDEKLIPEGIEGQVPYRGSVGNVVYQLVGGLRQSMFYVGGRTIPELKARGKFVRITAAGLKESHPHDIQMVVEAPNYRG; from the coding sequence ATGGACCAGCCGGATCCGTTCGGATTCATCGGACTCACGTACGACGACGTCATGCTCCTGCCGGGGCACACCGACGTCATCCCGAGCGAGGCGTCCACCGCGTCCCGGCTCACCAAGCGGATCTCGGTCAACGTGCCGCTGCTCTCCGCCGCGATGGACACCGTCACCGAGTCGCGCATGGCCATCGCCATGGCGCGCCAGGGCGGCATCGGGATCCTGCACCGCAACCTGTCCATCGACGACCAGGCGGCCTACGTCGACAAGGTCAAGCGCTCCGAGTCGGGCATGATCACCAACCCGGTGACCACCACGCCGGACGCCACCGTGGCCGAGGTCGACGCGCTCTGCGGGCAGTTCCGCGTCTCCGGTCTGCCGGTCATCGAGGACGACGGCACGCTCGTCGGCATCATCACGAACCGGGACATGCGCTTCGTCGCCCCGTTCGAGATGGCCTCGACGCTCGTCCGCGACGTCATGACGAAGGCGCCGCTCATCACCGCTCTCGAGGGCATCGACCCCGAAGAGGCGATCGCGATCTTCGCCCAGCACAAGATCGAGAAGCTGCCGCTGGTCGACCCGGCGGGCAAGCTCCGCGGGCTCATCACCGTCAAGGACTTCGACAAGAGCGAGCAGTACCCGGACGCCACGAAGGACGACGAGGGCCGCCTGCGTGTCGGCGCGGCGATCGGGTTCTTCGGCGACGCCTGGCAGCGCGCCGAGGCGCTGCGTGACGCCGGGGTGGACGTGCTCGTGGTCGACACCGCGAACGGCGAGAGCGAAGGCGTGCTCGACATGGTCCGCCGTCTGAAGGCCGACCGGTCCTTCGACGCGATCGACGTCATCGGCGGCAACGTCGCGACCCGTTCCGGTGCGCAGGCGCTCATCGACGCCGGTGTGGACGCCGTCAAGGTCGGCGTCGGCCCGGGGTCGATCTGCACCACCCGCGTCGTCGCCGGTGTCGGCGTGCCCCAGGTCACCGCCGTGTACGAGGCGTCGCTCGCCGCGCGCGAGGCCGGCGTCCCGATCATCGCCGACGGTGGCCTGCAGTACTCGGGCGACATCGCCAAGGCCCTGGTCGCCGGTGCCGACACCGTGATGCTCGGTTCGCTGCTGGCGGGGTCCGACGAGTCCCCGGGCGACCTCGTGTTCGTCGGCGGCAAGCAGTACAAGGCGTACCGCGGCATGGGCTCCCTCGGTGCCCTGCAGACCCGCGGCAAGAAGACCTCGTACTCGAAGGACCGCTACTTCCAGGCGGACGTCCCCTCGGACGAGAAGCTCATCCCCGAGGGCATCGAGGGCCAGGTGCCCTACCGCGGCTCGGTCGGCAACGTCGTGTACCAGCTCGTCGGCGGGCTGCGGCAGTCGATGTTCTACGTCGGCGGTCGGACGATCCCGGAGCTCAAGGCCCGCGGCAAGTTCGTCCGCATCACCGCGGCCGGGCTGAAGGAGTCCCACCCGCACGACATCCAGATGGTCGTCGAGGCCCCGAACTACCGCGGCTAG
- the groES gene encoding co-chaperone GroES: protein MAVSIKPLEDRIVIRQVEAEQTTASGLVIPDTAKEKPQEGEVVAVGPGRIDDNGNRVPLDVAVGDKVIYSKYGGTEVKYSGEDLLVLSARDVLAVIEH, encoded by the coding sequence GTGGCCGTCAGCATCAAGCCGCTCGAAGATCGCATCGTCATCCGACAGGTGGAGGCGGAGCAGACCACCGCGTCCGGTCTGGTCATCCCGGACACCGCGAAGGAGAAGCCCCAGGAGGGCGAGGTCGTCGCCGTGGGCCCGGGTCGCATCGACGACAACGGCAACCGCGTGCCGCTCGACGTCGCCGTCGGCGACAAGGTCATCTACTCGAAGTACGGCGGCACCGAGGTCAAGTACTCGGGCGAGGACCTGCTGGTCCTCTCCGCCCGCGACGTCCTCGCGGTCATCGAGCACTGA
- a CDS encoding ABC transporter ATP-binding protein: MTDATNGTGADRASSPEPAATAATPTARAATGGATAVQDREPVMRADNVVAGYLPGVNILNGCDLVCYPGELIGIIGPNGAGKSTLLKALFGLVNVREGAVTLQGEDITNLKANKLVQAGVGFVPQTNNVFPSLSIEENLQMGLYLRPKKFSERLEVIYDLFPVLGQRKGQRAGSLSGGERQSVAMARALMMDPKVLLLDEPSAGLSPVRQDETFIRTRRINKAGVSVIMVEQNARRCLQICDRGYVLDQGRNAYSGTGKELADDPKVIELYLGTLAKDVDATK, translated from the coding sequence ATGACGGACGCGACGAACGGCACCGGCGCGGACCGGGCCTCCAGTCCGGAGCCGGCGGCAACGGCCGCCACACCGACCGCGCGGGCCGCGACCGGTGGCGCGACCGCGGTGCAGGACCGCGAGCCCGTCATGCGGGCCGACAACGTGGTCGCCGGGTACCTGCCGGGTGTGAACATCCTCAACGGCTGCGACCTGGTCTGCTACCCGGGCGAGCTCATCGGCATCATCGGCCCGAACGGTGCGGGCAAGTCGACGCTGCTCAAGGCGCTGTTCGGGCTGGTGAACGTCCGCGAGGGTGCGGTCACGCTGCAGGGCGAGGACATCACGAACCTCAAGGCGAACAAGCTCGTGCAGGCCGGCGTCGGCTTCGTGCCGCAGACGAACAACGTCTTCCCCTCGCTCTCCATCGAGGAGAACCTGCAGATGGGGCTGTACCTGCGGCCGAAGAAGTTCAGCGAGCGGCTCGAGGTCATCTACGACCTGTTCCCCGTCCTCGGACAGCGCAAGGGCCAGCGTGCCGGATCGCTCTCCGGCGGTGAGCGGCAGTCGGTCGCGATGGCCCGCGCGCTGATGATGGACCCGAAGGTGCTGCTGCTCGACGAGCCGAGCGCCGGGTTGTCGCCGGTGCGGCAGGACGAGACGTTCATCCGCACCCGCCGCATCAACAAGGCCGGCGTCTCCGTGATCATGGTCGAGCAGAACGCCCGCCGCTGCCTGCAGATCTGCGACCGCGGCTACGTCCTCGACCAGGGGCGGAACGCGTACTCGGGCACCGGGAAGGAGCTCGCCGACGACCCCAAGGTCATCGAGCTCTACCTCGGGACGCTCGCCAAGGACGTCGACGCCACCAAGTAG
- a CDS encoding class I SAM-dependent methyltransferase, which yields MDAAELTQLLTPAGMDLLDRTPSVSDGGEIVRVVSRLRAEGHDPALVAAVLTQAKLRQKARGKFGDFAARMLFTEAGLEQATRLQVAAQHAGRFAAAGLGRVADLGCGIGGDALAMAALDLDVTAVDRDEVTAAVATHNLAPWPNARVALGDAASFDLSTVDGVWMDPARRTSGHSDTRRLADPDDWSPSLDTVFAAATTTPTGVKLGPGIDRDLIPDTAEAQWTSVDREVVELALWFGPLARPGIRRAATVVGPHGIAELTGAADAEDVEVGPLSGYLYEPDGAVIRARLVGDLARSIDGRMLSEGIAYVSSDRAVVTPFAQGFRVLDTMPLDVKRLAARLAADDIGTVEIKKRGVDVDPAEFRKRLRLRGRGRVTLVLTRLEGRHTAVLCERLTDVAG from the coding sequence ATGGACGCCGCCGAACTCACCCAGCTGCTGACCCCGGCCGGGATGGACCTGCTCGACCGTACGCCCTCGGTCTCCGACGGCGGCGAGATCGTCCGGGTCGTGTCCCGGCTGCGGGCCGAGGGCCACGACCCGGCCCTGGTGGCGGCTGTCCTCACCCAGGCGAAGCTGCGACAGAAGGCCCGCGGCAAGTTCGGCGACTTCGCCGCGCGCATGCTCTTCACCGAGGCGGGGCTCGAGCAGGCCACCCGGCTGCAGGTCGCCGCGCAGCACGCCGGGCGGTTCGCGGCCGCTGGCCTGGGGCGGGTCGCGGACCTCGGCTGCGGGATCGGCGGGGACGCCCTCGCGATGGCGGCGCTCGACCTCGACGTCACGGCGGTCGACCGCGACGAGGTGACGGCGGCCGTCGCGACGCACAACCTGGCGCCGTGGCCGAACGCCCGGGTCGCCCTCGGCGACGCCGCCTCGTTCGACCTGTCCACCGTCGACGGGGTGTGGATGGACCCGGCCCGGCGGACGAGCGGGCACTCGGACACCCGGCGCCTGGCCGATCCCGACGACTGGTCGCCGTCGCTCGACACCGTGTTCGCGGCGGCCACGACGACCCCGACCGGCGTGAAGCTCGGGCCCGGCATCGACCGCGACCTGATCCCGGACACCGCCGAGGCGCAGTGGACCTCCGTCGACCGGGAGGTCGTCGAACTCGCCCTGTGGTTCGGCCCGCTCGCCCGCCCCGGGATCCGCCGTGCCGCGACCGTCGTCGGCCCGCACGGCATCGCCGAGCTGACCGGCGCAGCCGACGCCGAGGACGTCGAGGTCGGACCACTCAGTGGCTACCTCTACGAGCCCGACGGCGCCGTGATCCGCGCGCGGCTGGTCGGGGACCTCGCCCGTTCGATCGACGGCCGGATGCTCTCCGAGGGCATCGCGTACGTCAGCTCGGACCGGGCCGTCGTCACCCCGTTCGCGCAGGGGTTCCGCGTGCTCGACACGATGCCGCTCGACGTCAAGCGGCTGGCCGCACGCCTGGCCGCGGACGACATCGGCACGGTGGAGATCAAGAAGCGCGGGGTCGACGTGGACCCGGCCGAGTTCCGCAAGCGGTTGCGTCTGCGGGGCCGCGGTCGCGTCACGCTCGTGCTCACCCGACTGGAGGGACGACACACCGCCGTCCTGTGCGAGCGCCTCACCGACGTGGCCGGCTGA
- a CDS encoding ABC transporter substrate-binding protein, with amino-acid sequence MIRTTRATTALALAGAAAVLLAACSTSSNAGGGSSESASAGGAKKDPASSCQAPSSPGTDALKIGTILPLTGSLAYLNPPAESGVGLAVEDINSGGGVLDKDVTIDPATDSGDSNDMTVSSAAATKLVNAKVPVVIGAESSSVTLNVIDQLTSNCMVQISPANTASDLSGYSSHYYRTAPPDSVQGSALGQLITGDGNAKVAFLVFNDTYGTGLRNSVQAAVEAAGGQVVYGAKGKGQEFPPGQTTFSSEVTAALATKPDAIVVLAFDETKSIIPELVSQGNKAKIYMSDGNTADYSKDFDKGTLDGAQGTIPGASPKDELKQRLVEFYKKSSGKDLADFSYAAESYDATTLAALAAVKGKGTDSGTIQANMAAVSGADGGTECSTFKDCKALLDSGKDIHYTGPSGIGPFDKKNDPSSAYIGIYKFDKDNKPVYQSAIQGSVSK; translated from the coding sequence ATGATCAGAACCACCCGCGCCACCACGGCGCTGGCACTGGCGGGAGCTGCAGCGGTGCTCCTCGCCGCCTGTTCCACCTCGAGCAACGCCGGTGGCGGCTCCTCCGAGTCGGCCTCGGCCGGCGGGGCGAAGAAGGACCCGGCCTCGAGCTGCCAGGCCCCCTCGTCGCCCGGCACCGACGCCCTGAAGATCGGCACGATCCTGCCGCTCACCGGGTCGCTCGCCTACCTGAACCCGCCCGCCGAGTCCGGCGTCGGCCTGGCGGTCGAGGACATCAACTCCGGCGGCGGCGTGCTCGACAAGGACGTCACGATCGACCCCGCCACCGACTCCGGTGACAGCAACGACATGACCGTGTCGAGTGCAGCGGCGACGAAGCTCGTGAACGCCAAGGTCCCGGTCGTCATCGGCGCCGAGTCGTCCTCGGTCACGCTCAACGTGATCGACCAGCTGACGAGCAACTGCATGGTCCAGATCTCGCCGGCCAACACGGCGTCCGACCTGTCCGGTTACTCGTCGCACTACTACCGGACCGCTCCGCCGGACTCGGTGCAGGGCTCGGCCCTCGGTCAGCTCATCACGGGTGACGGCAACGCCAAGGTCGCGTTCCTGGTCTTCAACGACACGTACGGCACCGGTCTCCGCAACTCCGTGCAGGCGGCCGTCGAGGCCGCCGGCGGCCAGGTCGTCTACGGCGCCAAGGGCAAGGGCCAGGAGTTCCCGCCCGGACAGACCACGTTCTCGTCCGAGGTGACCGCGGCACTCGCCACGAAGCCCGACGCGATCGTCGTCCTGGCCTTCGACGAGACGAAGTCGATCATCCCTGAGCTCGTCTCGCAGGGGAACAAGGCGAAGATCTACATGTCCGACGGCAACACCGCGGACTACTCGAAGGACTTCGACAAGGGCACCCTCGACGGCGCCCAGGGCACCATCCCCGGTGCCAGCCCGAAGGACGAGCTGAAGCAGCGTCTGGTCGAGTTCTACAAGAAGTCCTCCGGCAAGGACCTCGCCGACTTCTCGTACGCCGCTGAGTCCTACGACGCCACCACCCTCGCCGCCCTCGCCGCGGTGAAGGGCAAGGGCACCGACTCCGGCACCATCCAGGCCAACATGGCTGCGGTGTCCGGCGCCGACGGTGGCACCGAGTGCTCGACGTTCAAGGACTGCAAGGCCCTGCTGGACAGTGGCAAGGACATCCACTACACCGGCCCGTCCGGCATCGGCCCGTTCGACAAGAAGAACGACCCGTCGAGCGCCTACATCGGCATCTACAAGTTCGACAAGGACAACAAGCCGGTCTACCAGAGCGCCATCCAGGGCTCGGTCTCGAAGTAA
- a CDS encoding branched-chain amino acid ABC transporter permease, with translation MDYILQLLSSLTQEALAPTTAAFALAAIGLNVHFGLTGLVNMGQAAFLLLGAYGFAISITNGLPFGLAVLVALAIAIVFAVILGIPTLRLRGDYLAIVTISGAEIIRMVGRSSLLTDTTGGSNGITGSSYRDPFNALSFLPDGTTTILWFTYSNNGVNGWWIRIVGWGLVALFTLVLFLLMRSPWGRVVKAIREDEDAVRSLGKNVYSYKMQALVFGGALGALGGIIYVLPSSVQPDAMGRSMTFFIWTALILGGAATVFGPVVGSILFFVLRLFIRTIAGDFIPNSIMNAQQAEQFSYVLVGVALMLLIVFRPQGLLGNKKELTFSV, from the coding sequence ATGGACTACATCCTCCAACTCCTCAGCTCCCTGACTCAGGAAGCACTCGCCCCGACGACCGCGGCGTTCGCCCTCGCCGCGATCGGCCTCAACGTCCACTTCGGCCTCACCGGCCTGGTCAACATGGGGCAGGCGGCGTTCCTGCTGCTCGGTGCCTACGGCTTCGCGATCTCGATCACGAACGGCCTGCCCTTCGGCCTGGCGGTGCTCGTCGCCCTGGCCATCGCCATCGTGTTCGCGGTGATCCTCGGCATCCCGACCCTGCGGTTGCGGGGGGACTACCTGGCGATCGTGACGATCTCCGGCGCCGAGATCATCCGCATGGTCGGCCGCTCGAGCCTGCTGACGGACACCACCGGTGGCTCGAACGGCATCACCGGCTCGAGCTACCGCGACCCGTTCAACGCGCTGAGCTTCCTGCCCGACGGCACCACGACCATCCTCTGGTTCACCTACTCGAACAACGGCGTCAACGGCTGGTGGATCCGCATCGTCGGCTGGGGTCTCGTCGCCCTGTTCACCCTCGTGCTGTTCCTGCTCATGCGCAGCCCCTGGGGCCGCGTCGTGAAGGCCATCCGCGAGGACGAGGACGCCGTCCGCTCCCTCGGCAAGAACGTCTACTCGTACAAGATGCAGGCGCTCGTCTTCGGCGGTGCCCTCGGCGCCCTCGGCGGCATCATCTACGTCCTGCCGAGTTCGGTGCAGCCGGACGCGATGGGCCGCTCGATGACGTTCTTCATCTGGACGGCGCTCATCCTCGGTGGAGCCGCGACCGTCTTCGGCCCGGTGGTCGGGTCGATCCTGTTCTTCGTCCTCCGGCTGTTCATCCGCACCATCGCGGGTGACTTCATCCCGAACTCGATCATGAACGCCCAGCAGGCCGAGCAGTTCTCCTACGTGCTCGTCGGCGTCGCGCTCATGCTCCTCATCGTCTTCCGCCCACAGGGACTCCTGGGGAACAAGAAGGAGCTGACGTTCAGTGTCTGA
- the rarD gene encoding EamA family transporter RarD: MSEPSPTRPARSEASVGVVQALVAYGLWGLMPLLFAAMAPAGAFEIVSWRIVFGLVFCAVAILATRSWLRTRALLVQPRVMGIMGIAAGLILVNWTVYVAATTTGHTVEAALGYFINPLVTIALGIVVLRERLRPLQWIAVGISVVAVVVIAVGYGRMPWISLALAFSFGLYGLVKKRVGGTVDALSGLTIETVWLLPIAVGALVVLGVTGLAGGLTFAGEGGVHVLITVLTGPATAVPLLLFASSARRVSLSTLGLTQYLAPVMQLLVGVLVQHEAMSPSRWVGFGVVWFALVLLTIDSFTAARRSARRDPVPEPA, translated from the coding sequence GTGAGTGAACCGAGTCCCACGCGCCCGGCGCGCAGCGAGGCATCCGTCGGCGTCGTGCAGGCGCTCGTCGCCTACGGACTCTGGGGCCTGATGCCCCTGCTCTTCGCCGCGATGGCCCCCGCCGGCGCGTTCGAGATCGTGTCGTGGCGGATCGTCTTCGGCCTGGTGTTCTGCGCCGTCGCGATCCTCGCCACCCGCTCGTGGCTGCGGACCCGTGCCCTGCTCGTGCAGCCCCGGGTGATGGGGATCATGGGCATCGCCGCCGGACTCATCCTGGTGAACTGGACCGTGTACGTCGCTGCGACGACCACCGGCCACACCGTCGAGGCCGCGCTCGGGTACTTCATCAACCCGCTCGTGACCATCGCCCTGGGCATCGTGGTGCTCCGCGAACGCCTGCGGCCGCTGCAGTGGATCGCGGTCGGCATCAGTGTCGTCGCGGTCGTCGTCATCGCGGTCGGGTACGGGCGGATGCCGTGGATCTCCCTGGCGCTGGCGTTCTCGTTCGGGCTCTACGGTCTGGTGAAGAAGCGCGTCGGCGGGACCGTGGACGCACTGAGCGGGCTGACGATCGAGACCGTGTGGCTGCTGCCGATCGCGGTCGGCGCGCTCGTGGTGCTCGGGGTGACCGGACTCGCGGGCGGGCTGACCTTCGCCGGCGAGGGTGGGGTGCACGTCCTGATCACGGTGCTGACCGGGCCGGCGACCGCGGTGCCGCTGCTGCTGTTCGCGTCCTCGGCCCGTCGGGTCAGCCTGTCGACGCTCGGGTTGACGCAGTACCTCGCACCCGTGATGCAGCTGCTCGTCGGGGTGCTCGTGCAGCACGAGGCGATGTCGCCCTCGCGGTGGGTCGGCTTCGGTGTGGTCTGGTTCGCGCTGGTGCTGCTCACGATCGACTCGTTCACCGCTGCGCGGCGGAGTGCCCGGCGCGACCCCGTGCCGGAGCCGGCCTGA